Proteins co-encoded in one Bacillus infantis NRRL B-14911 genomic window:
- a CDS encoding dTDP-4-dehydrorhamnose 3,5-epimerase family protein has protein sequence MQIEGVITKKLIKHCDDRGFFAEVVRDDENLLSHFGQLSWSTSYPGVIKAFHYHEEQDDLWFFPSGNAQVVLYDLRENSRSFGETNVYYMGENNPMILLIPKGVAHGYRVLGKNPATVVYCTTKSYNPAAPDEKRIPWDDPSIGFDWETRNR, from the coding sequence ATGCAAATTGAGGGTGTCATAACGAAAAAACTAATCAAGCATTGTGATGACCGCGGATTTTTTGCAGAAGTGGTGCGCGATGATGAAAACCTTTTGTCCCATTTCGGGCAGCTTTCCTGGTCGACCTCCTATCCAGGAGTGATCAAGGCCTTCCATTATCATGAAGAGCAGGATGACCTTTGGTTCTTTCCATCAGGCAATGCGCAGGTTGTCCTGTATGATCTGAGGGAAAACTCGAGATCATTCGGTGAAACCAATGTGTATTATATGGGTGAAAATAATCCCATGATTCTCCTGATTCCCAAAGGAGTAGCACATGGCTACAGGGTGCTCGGCAAGAATCCGGCTACGGTCGTGTATTGTACGACAAAATCCTATAACCCTGCTGCACCAGATGAAAAAAGGATTCCGTGGGATGATCCCTCCATCGGATTTGACTGGGAGACCAGAAATAGATAG